The following coding sequences lie in one Vibrio casei genomic window:
- a CDS encoding Ig-like domain-containing protein, with the protein MINLKKYTNALFSLFFLLVLAACGNESSGLPSQGGDGGPVGDSDDGSIVSLMIMPENPSVAAGEELQLSVKATQSDGEVIDIDASEVSWFSSDQSIVTVNKDGVMKGIKAGTAEVTAVYQGQETTVTVTISPPTPIGLQVLPQVTSVASGVVINFVAQGKYSDGSNKNVSQQSTWSSSNESAATVNLGEVTTIAPGDVQISAEWEGFSGSADLTVTNATLSSLNINPANLNLANGTSDKLTATAVFSDGTSVDVSNQTTWSSDAVGIADVDSTGLVTGAGVGSAVITGVYNATTSTANVNVTNATVSSISISPATVSLANGLTQQFTATANFSDGTTQNVTSSVTWSSSAPNVASIDALGLASAAMTGSTVITAEYGAQTSTSNLTVTDATILSLVVEPDSLTIAKGGKAAITVTANYSDGSSQDVTSLTTITSDAPAVASINADNSIQAVGVGSANVTATFNSSESDPIPVTVTDATVSTLTITPDPLSLAKGTQQQLTATAEFSDASSRDVTSEVSWSTVDSALVSVSSSGLAKGEGVTAGTDVTASFGGQSDSLNVVITNATVASLAVTPNPLSLAKGDTEPLTATATLSDSSVQDVTSQVSWASDDPNIVRVNSNDEAEGVEQGSAILTATYSDPVAAVNVVSPNVNVTVGAARADRLRLQAVDNSLNILGLIRLTLTQGDELFRIQSTAYFSDGSQQVLDPNEVIFSSSNNELIDIDANVISLADADVIGSAVITGTYQSLVSENEINADCLTKVTILGLIGLGLACDIDDTQPNPDYVAP; encoded by the coding sequence ATGATAAATTTAAAGAAATACACGAACGCCTTATTTTCTCTTTTTTTCCTTTTAGTTTTAGCCGCGTGTGGTAATGAAAGCAGTGGTCTACCATCTCAGGGTGGTGATGGTGGGCCGGTGGGCGATAGCGATGATGGCAGTATCGTGAGCCTAATGATTATGCCTGAAAACCCAAGTGTTGCTGCTGGTGAAGAGTTGCAATTAAGCGTTAAGGCGACTCAATCTGATGGTGAAGTCATTGACATTGATGCTTCTGAGGTCAGTTGGTTTTCAAGTGATCAGTCGATTGTTACCGTTAATAAAGATGGCGTGATGAAAGGAATAAAAGCGGGTACTGCTGAAGTGACCGCCGTTTATCAAGGTCAAGAAACAACTGTGACGGTCACCATTTCTCCGCCTACGCCCATAGGGTTACAGGTATTGCCACAAGTGACTAGTGTGGCTAGCGGAGTGGTGATTAATTTTGTTGCGCAAGGGAAGTATTCTGATGGGAGTAACAAAAATGTTTCGCAACAATCGACTTGGTCTAGTTCAAATGAATCGGCTGCTACCGTCAACTTAGGTGAAGTGACCACGATTGCACCAGGTGACGTTCAAATCAGTGCAGAGTGGGAAGGATTTTCTGGCAGCGCAGATTTAACGGTAACCAATGCAACACTTTCATCACTTAATATTAATCCTGCCAATTTAAATTTAGCTAATGGTACCAGTGATAAATTAACCGCTACCGCTGTATTTAGTGATGGAACCAGTGTGGATGTTTCTAATCAGACAACTTGGTCTTCAGATGCTGTAGGGATTGCCGACGTCGATTCGACGGGTTTGGTCACTGGGGCGGGAGTGGGAAGTGCTGTCATTACAGGAGTTTATAACGCAACAACAAGCACTGCTAATGTGAATGTTACCAACGCGACAGTATCGAGTATTAGTATATCTCCTGCTACGGTGAGTTTAGCCAATGGGTTAACTCAGCAGTTTACGGCAACCGCAAATTTTTCGGATGGGACTACGCAAAATGTCACTAGCAGCGTAACTTGGTCAAGCTCTGCTCCTAATGTTGCCTCTATTGATGCTCTAGGTTTAGCTTCTGCTGCTATGACAGGAAGCACGGTTATTACTGCCGAATATGGTGCTCAAACTTCGACGTCTAACTTAACGGTAACCGATGCGACTATTTTATCTTTAGTCGTTGAGCCTGACTCACTTACTATCGCCAAAGGTGGTAAAGCGGCTATCACGGTTACAGCGAATTATTCGGACGGTTCTAGCCAAGATGTCACCTCGCTAACAACAATTACAAGCGATGCCCCTGCAGTGGCATCCATTAATGCTGATAATTCAATACAAGCGGTTGGTGTTGGCAGTGCGAATGTTACTGCGACATTCAATAGTAGCGAGTCTGACCCTATTCCGGTCACGGTGACCGATGCGACGGTGAGCACATTAACGATTACCCCCGATCCGCTATCTTTAGCAAAAGGGACTCAGCAGCAATTAACGGCAACAGCGGAGTTCAGTGATGCTAGCTCACGTGATGTAACGAGTGAGGTCAGTTGGAGTACCGTGGATTCAGCCTTGGTGTCAGTCAGTTCATCAGGCCTAGCCAAAGGCGAAGGTGTTACCGCAGGAACTGATGTTACGGCAAGTTTCGGAGGGCAAAGTGATAGCCTTAATGTTGTTATTACCAATGCAACTGTAGCTTCATTGGCAGTAACACCGAATCCATTAAGCCTTGCTAAAGGGGACACAGAACCACTTACAGCAACGGCAACGTTATCTGACAGCAGTGTTCAAGATGTCACCAGCCAAGTGTCTTGGGCTTCGGATGATCCTAATATTGTGAGGGTTAATTCTAACGATGAAGCAGAGGGGGTAGAGCAGGGATCGGCAATATTAACAGCCACTTATTCCGATCCGGTAGCTGCGGTTAATGTGGTATCACCAAATGTTAACGTGACCGTAGGTGCTGCACGGGCTGATAGGCTGCGTCTTCAAGCCGTTGATAATTCATTAAATATTCTAGGGTTGATTCGCTTGACTCTAACCCAAGGTGATGAGCTATTTAGAATACAATCAACCGCGTATTTTTCCGATGGTTCACAGCAAGTATTGGATCCGAATGAAGTGATCTTTAGTTCAAGCAATAATGAGCTAATCGATATTGATGCGAATGTAATCAGTCTTGCGGATGCAGATGTGATTGGCTCTGCGGTGATCACGGGTACTTACCAATCATTGGTGAGTGAAAATGAAATTAATGCGGATTGCTTAACTAAAGTGACGATATTGGGATTAATCGGTCTAGGCCTTGCGTGTGACATTGATGACACTCAACCTAACCCTGATTATGTAGCACCATAG
- a CDS encoding trimeric intracellular cation channel family protein yields the protein MLLSIIYVIGITAEAMTGALSAGRRNMDWFGVMLVASATAIGGGSVRDILLGHYPLTWVKHPEYLLITCVAGIVTTWLAKWVVKFHGVFIRLDALGLAAFSVIGCQVGLNMGLHYGICVVAAVITGVFGGLLRDLICRQAPLVLHNELYASVSLVVACLYLTLHYFSIDENITVITSLIVGYLMRMASVRFKWRLPIFQLKVEGSVH from the coding sequence ATGTTATTAAGCATTATTTATGTTATTGGTATTACGGCGGAGGCCATGACTGGCGCATTAAGTGCAGGTCGAAGAAACATGGATTGGTTTGGTGTCATGTTGGTTGCCAGCGCAACCGCAATTGGTGGCGGCAGTGTAAGAGACATCTTACTTGGTCACTATCCTTTAACTTGGGTAAAGCACCCAGAATATTTATTAATCACTTGCGTTGCCGGTATTGTCACGACTTGGCTAGCCAAATGGGTTGTAAAATTTCATGGTGTTTTTATTCGCTTAGATGCACTTGGGCTCGCCGCATTTAGTGTCATAGGGTGCCAAGTAGGTCTTAATATGGGCCTACATTATGGTATTTGTGTTGTAGCGGCAGTCATAACTGGCGTATTTGGTGGATTATTACGTGACTTAATTTGTCGCCAAGCACCATTAGTGCTGCATAATGAACTATACGCTTCAGTTTCATTGGTCGTGGCATGTTTATATTTAACGCTGCATTATTTCTCTATTGATGAAAATATTACCGTCATTACGAGTTTAATCGTTGGCTACTTAATGCGTATGGCTTCGGTTCGATTTAAATGGCGATTACCTATTTTTCAACTGAAAGTCGAAGGGTCTGTTCATTAA
- a CDS encoding elongation factor P hydroxylase: MSLVDKTYKSEDIIVLFNQTFFDAYNTKLVRGEDEPIYLPATDSVPYHQIVFAHGFYASAMHEIAHWCVAGPKRRLLEDFGYWYEPDGRTELVQAEFEKVEIRPQSYEWILSVSAGLPFSVSCDNLNGDFEPDRLAFMRKVHQEVMLILEQGLPTRVGMLSQALRSFYGQSTLSPEQFIVA; the protein is encoded by the coding sequence ATGAGTTTAGTTGATAAAACCTATAAATCAGAAGATATCATTGTTCTTTTTAATCAGACTTTTTTTGATGCTTACAACACCAAATTAGTTCGTGGTGAAGATGAACCTATTTATCTTCCTGCTACGGATAGTGTTCCTTATCATCAAATTGTTTTTGCCCATGGTTTTTATGCCTCAGCGATGCACGAGATCGCACATTGGTGCGTGGCAGGACCAAAACGTAGGTTGTTAGAAGATTTTGGTTATTGGTATGAACCTGATGGGCGCACCGAACTAGTTCAAGCTGAGTTTGAAAAGGTTGAGATCCGTCCGCAATCTTATGAATGGATATTATCTGTGAGTGCTGGTCTGCCATTTTCTGTTAGCTGTGATAATTTAAATGGTGACTTTGAACCGGATCGTTTAGCGTTTATGCGCAAAGTGCACCAAGAAGTAATGTTGATTTTAGAACAAGGCTTACCCACTCGAGTTGGCATGTTATCGCAGGCACTACGATCGTTTTATGGTCAATCAACTTTATCGCCAGAACAATTTATTGTGGCGTAA
- a CDS encoding YfcL family protein: MIIELEEQLLEAIDETVQTASNDELFAGGYLRGHISLSAADCELEGIQDIDVFKQRIQASLDAARTELTPADQVIVAQMWQSLAAKI; encoded by the coding sequence ATGATTATTGAATTGGAAGAACAACTCCTTGAAGCCATTGATGAGACGGTACAAACCGCATCGAATGATGAATTATTTGCTGGTGGTTATTTACGAGGCCATATTTCTTTATCCGCTGCAGATTGTGAGTTGGAAGGCATACAAGATATTGATGTCTTTAAGCAACGTATTCAAGCCAGTTTAGACGCTGCTCGAACGGAATTAACGCCAGCGGATCAGGTGATTGTTGCTCAGATGTGGCAGTCACTTGCCGCTAAAATTTAG